One window from the genome of Salvelinus namaycush isolate Seneca chromosome 19, SaNama_1.0, whole genome shotgun sequence encodes:
- the LOC120063991 gene encoding protein ZBED8-like has product MPLSARTVHDRTIVMANKVEETQVKDINAAPFFSLALDESTDVSHLSQFSVIARYAVGDTLREESLAVLPLKGSTRGEDLFKSFMEFAQEKNLPMDKLLSVCTDGAPCMVGNKKGFVALLREHENRPILSFHCILHQEALCAQMCDRQFGEVMSLVIRVINFIVARALNDRQFKTLLDEVGNNYPGLLLHSNVRWLSRGKVLSRFAACLKEIRTFLEMKGIEHPELAETEWLLKFYYLVDMTEHLNQLNVKMQGIGNTVLSLQQAVFAFENKLELFIMDLETGRLLHFEKLSQFKDAYTASEPIQNFDLHQLARCTSSLLQSFKARFGEFREHTRLFKFITLPNECSLNTADLSYIPGVSVRDFEAEVADLKASDMWVNKFKSLNEDLERITRQKAELASKHMWTEMKKLQPEDQLILKTWNALPVTYHTLQRVSIAVLTMFGSTYACEQSFSHLKNIKSNLRSRLTDESLNACMKLNLTKYQPDYKDISKSMQHQKSH; this is encoded by the coding sequence ATGCCTCTGTCGGCAAGAACTGTTCATGATCGTACCATCGTGATGGCAAACAAAGTGGAGGAAACGCAAGTGAAGGACATAAATGCAGCGCCGTTCTTTTCCCTGGctttggatgagtcaacagacgtgagcCATTTGTCGCAGTTCAGCGTGATTGCAAGATATGCTGTTGGTGACACACTGCGCGAAGAAAGTCTTGCAGTTCTGCCATTAAAAGGGTCCACAAGAGGTGAGGATTTATTTAAGTCTTTCATGGAGTTTGCTCAAGAAAAAAATCTACCTATGGATAAACTTCTCTCAGTGTGTACTGATGGTGCTCCGTGTATGGTGGGTAATAAAAAAGGATTTGTGGCGCTTCTCCGTGAACATGAAAATAGACCCATCCTAAGTTTCCATTGCATTCTACACCAGGAGGCACTTTGTGCTCAGATGTGTGACAGGCAGTTTGGGGAAGTGATGTCGCTGGTCATTCGTGTGATCAACTTTATTGTTGCTCGAGCCTTAAATGATCGCCAGTTTAAAACACTGCTGGATGAAGTTGGAAATAACTATCCTGGTCTGCTTTTGCACAGCAATGTGCGTTGGTTGTCAAGAGGGAAGGTGCTTAGCCGTTTTGCGGCTTGCCTGAAAGAAATCCGGACTTTCCTTGAAATGAAAGGCATCGAGCATCCTGAGCTAGCCGAAACTGAGTGGCTCCTCAAGTTTTACTATCTCGTAGATATGACTGAACATCTGAACCAGCTCAACGTGAaaatgcaaggcattggaaatacAGTGTTATCCCTTCAACAAGCTGTGTTTGCTTTTGAAAACAAGCTAGAACTTTTCATCATGGATCTTGAAACAGGTCGTTTActacattttgaaaaactgagccaATTTAAAGATGCATACACAGCAAGTGAGCCTATTCAAAACTTTGATCTCCACCAGCTAGCTCGCTGCACATCCAGTCTCCTACAGTCCTTCAAAGCACGCTTTGGAGAATTTCGTGAGCACACTCGTCTTTTTAAGTTCATCACCCTTCCAAACGAGTGTTCACTGAACACAGCCGACCTGAGTTACATTCCTGGTGTCTCCGTCAGAGATTTTGAAGCAGAAGTGGCTGACCTGAAGGCCTCAGACATGTGGGTGAATAAGTTCAAGTCACTGAATGAAGATTTGGAAAGAATCACACGACAGAAAGCGGAGTTGGCGAGCAAGCACATGTGGACAGAAATGAAAAAACTTCAACCCGAAGACCAGCTGATTCTCAAAACTTGGAACGCGCTTCCTGTCACATACCACACACTGCAGCGTGTGAGTATTGCTGTATTGACCATGTTTGGATCTACGTATGCATGTGAGCAGTCATTCTCACATCTTAAAAACATCAAGTCCAACCTACGATCACGTTTAACGGATGAAAGCCTCAACGCTTGCATGAAGCTTAACCTCACCAAGTACCAACCAGACTACAAAGACATCAGCAAATCCATGCAGCACCAGAAGTCGCATTAA